Within the Gigantopelta aegis isolate Gae_Host chromosome 8, Gae_host_genome, whole genome shotgun sequence genome, the region attacattttgaagttggtgcccctcaagtttccattgctacaattggccatggcaaggtgttttaacacagcctctatatactctcagtttaaaggtgacatcccgatacttcctgagcattgctttaatatgtatatcattggaatgcattagtgtgggccagtttttaggggggaaaatgataggcctcagattacagttatcttcccatttggttgtccaaaatccggaaatttgaccgcccaagtagtctgctgtttgactgtgattatttcatggcagacagctatgaagtggcaactgtttgactgaagtgacaggggatagcatgtagtttgtaaacatgtgtaacttgctgacattgaagacttgtttgtgtgtaattctggcccatgcaaaagtagtgctttttgtgtaaaatgcgtGTACTCcagcctggtttagagggtgtgtctgtttaaaccaatatgctgggagaaagctggacaacaggggttgtccttttcagggtatgtgtcccccatgcaggcaaaggtacatacaaaacgtcactggcctgctgatattaataaaaatgttatagccactaaggctatatagaaacatatagcgaaattaattgtggtctgaggacATGTAAATTGTGTAGATGTGGAAGATGtacacaattgtaaaaaaacagaaaaatggGTATGATAAATATTTTCTGATGCCTTGCTAAACTGATTAGAGGATAAGAATATTGTGTAGAACCCCATTTGTGTATTCAATATCAAAGGAACCAAAATGCTGGTGGAATCATGACATCCCAAAACTGTTCCGGATCTTTTCTTGTTGATAAAAAGCTTACAGTAGCACACCAGTTTTCCAAATTTGTTTGGGTCAATTTAAGCCGTACCCAAAATAATTCTGCCAAAATATTAAGTACAGACATACCAACctcaacatttaacaaaaaaaaacctgtttggaTATTTGGGTATTAAAAATGGTTACCAGTACTTTAATATCTGGTTTAGGAAGGAGGAAACCAGCCCAAAGTTAAGCCAGCGAATGTTTGCAAATTATAGGATTGGTTCTTGTTgcacacaaaccagtctagcagatCTCTTTATCAACCTGCATGTTGTGGCTACTTCCCATTAAATGGCATCTAGAATCCCAATAAGACCTTTAAGGTGCCACTTCATAGTTGTAAGAGccatatatatacttttttttggtaataaatagCTTAAAGTTGTTCAGTACAACCAACTTTCTGTCTGTTGAATTACTTACCACATCAAACAAATCTTATGAAATCCGTCACTTTAACTGAATAGGGCCATCAGAGATATAGGAGATTCATAAGAGAcagtaaatttgtttatttacctcaactattctgtctgtgcacaaaggattaaaaaaaaaaaaaatctactggcaaattatttggttgtaatttttgaAGGTATAATGCTTGCATTGCACAGCAGgactgtgcttataaaacttagtcTAGAccaagtccagactttaacataatgctatttgaatggcgttgccatgatgttaaagtctAGACTAAGATTTATAAGCACTGGGCCAGAACTGAAATAATTTTGGCAGGAAGTCACCATTTTGCAACTTtgaaattgtccaatagtagcctatattttaagatattttaaaaattgtaccaTAAATTTACACACAAATGGGTAACACTTTGTCTTCAGGCTGTTTCATTCACTGCTACAgacagtttcattttaaatacaaaactgaAACGATGTTTCAAATGaattcataatttatttttcaaaatgtaatgtacatatttttttcaattttgtacAATCTAGACAAAAATATACCATCAAaacaagtatgtatgtatgtatgtatgtatgtgtatgtcacGGATACAAGATGGAAGGGGAGAGAATAAAAACTGTACAACAGCTCACGTCTAGTCTGAACCTGagacaacttaaaaataatgatACACATATATTACACATTGGCTCTCCTTCCACACGAAAGTACCACACGTACTGTTCATTCACACATGCATTCTTCCCTTTCCATGCAACAATCTTATAAAAATGTGTCTTACATTCCACTAAGGTAAAGTGTACATTATCAAATACATCATTCTGCCCAACTTAATGTGCCAGGCTCAGTCAATTTCTCAACAACAGTTTTGTCCAAATCAGTTTGTGATCAGTGTTTGTAACACAAATAATCACCAATAATTTACCACATTCCCatagtaaataattaaaaaagaaaagaaaaaaagaaaaaaaaagaaaaaggaatggCAGTgggatattttaacatgccTTGTATGGCCAATTCAGCCCAGACTTTAGACATAAAATAATACCATAAGATTGACCAGTCAATCTGTTCCACTGGTATGTCATTGAAATTTCTCACTGCATAATTCTAACAAAACACACCATAATTTCTGAGGTTTTCAACTACTAAAAATACCAGAGAACAGacaaacctacatgtatatggtatcCACATGTTCAACTTTTGTACTTTTTAAGCTAAGTGTTCTGGTTTTATTTTCTCAAGAGGTAGGTGTGTGGATTCAATAGgtacaataattattacagaatatattatttatttcattaatttaccttgaggaaatgaaacaaataccACAAGGAAGTACAATTAAGAAACTTTGCAACCCAAGGCCAAGGCTACTGTTCCATATTTTAATCAGGCCTTGACATGCTTATGAAGCAAACTAAAGCTTccaaagagaaaagaaagattTGAAATAGCAATGGCAAGCGATATTTGCTTCTAATATTTTAATCTTGAAGCAAATGGTAGAAGCTGAGCTGCAATTCGATTTGCATAAACTTTACTCTCATTTTCTTTTCatctaattttaataataataataataacatgtcaTTAACATCATTTTGTTATTCCGCAAATCCCAGCTTTGGTCGGAAGTGTATGAGATTATGAGACAGAACCTCAGAATatctatattaaattatatttaggaTGCTGGCAGAATCCTAAAAACAAACCTCAAAATTCAATGCCTGCGTTCTAATGTCAATTGCAACTAGTTTTGAATAGttctacaatattttaaaatgaatagcAAAAGTTGCTTGTGAAAATTATCAGAAAGcaaattatacattttgaaTGGCATTTGTTTCTTAATCCGTGTCAGTTTTGAGCATTGAATGGAAGATGTGTCCACCATTCATGCTGTGATTAACATGAGATATTGAAAGTTCACCTTcctttataaatattatgtcaaTAAAACTAGTAAATATAAAGAATGTAGTGTTTAGGTGACCAAAAAAGTCCACAATCTTAACACATGCTTTAAatgtaatgaaagaaagaaatggtttatttaacgacgcactcaacacattttatttacggttatatggcgtcagacatatggttaaggaccacacatattttgagaggaaacccgctatcgccactacatgggctactcttccgattagcagcaagggatcttttatttgcgcttcccacaggcaggatagcacaaaccatggcctttgttgaaccagttatagatcactggtcggtgcaagtagtttaaacctacccattgagccttgcggagcactcactcagggtttggagtcggtatctggattaaaaatcccatgcctcgactgggatccgaacccagtacctaccagcctgtagaccgatgacctgccacgccgccaccgaggccggtttaaatgTAATGAACACCACTACTAAATCACAAGCCAAAGGATTTTACGAAAATAAACCGTTTCTGGTAGTGAATTGGCTAAATCATGGAACCGGAAGTATACTACCCATTATCATGTAATATAATCTACCATTACTTGTAATGAATActgaaaaaatagtttttcatgggttcaGATCATCACAAGGTACGGAACTGGAAAAAGTGTTTCTCACTGTCTGACAAGGATTAAATGGAAAACAAGTCTTTGGAACAGTAGTCTTGGTTTGCTAGCATTACCCCAGTAAGCATTTTGAGATGCACAGAAAATGCACAGACGAAACGATTTCCACCATAGTGGAATGTAAGACAACACACTCTCCACAACCATTAGTACTTCTATATAAACTAAACCTATATCTGGCTCATTCACAACCAAGATGAGATCTCAACATTGTATTTCACTGCTTTTTCTTCATGACTACATAAAtgcaatttttataatattgcccttaaaccatttataaaataagattttataaaaatgtaatcttctttttatctttttaaagtCCTGATTTGAAGgttaactttattataaagtgcagttaaaaccagacaaaaaatattttgccatGTTGGGAGTCAAATACCAGTAGATGACATTGCATACGTGCCACTTCCAATTTAACAAACCTTGAAAATCCTGTATTAAATTGCGTCTGGGCCAAAAGGAAACAGTACCACTGAGCTAACTCCCTTGAATAGGGACTTTACTTCACTGTGTAGTgacttaattaaaattataaagaaTGACGTAAAGTATAAATATTGATTTCATGCTTGTTTTTGAATAAAGATTTAACTGTTTAGCATGGTTATTTTGTAAGACACTTTCAAGTGTTTACatgaaagcaaaagtaggaacaacacttttgACTCATTAATGGGAATACAAAGTAGACAGTAAAATAGATGTCAACTACACGGTTCAtgttaacaattttataaaagttaacctttaaagaAGAAACTAATTAATAACTAGACAGAAATGATATGACATCACCCTGTGTAAGTAAAgcttgcatttttaaaatttgcttctAACAAgtgatataattaaatatcttttGGTGTGCAACTCTGCAAAACAAAAGTAGCACCTAAAAGTGTTTTTCAGTGTTGTTTGTAATAAcaagtaaattatataataatgatcTTTCAGTGCTACCTTTAACAAAGTACTTGCTCAACTCAGAATACAAATGAACTCGTCCACCAATAACTCAAATTGCTGTTAACTGATGCTGAAGATCTAACATTAAATCTCATAAACTAACCTTGGTAATGAAAGAGCCAAATGATGCCATTTGCCATAAAACATCTTAAATAATGCAAGCATGGTCATCGATATGAATTATTCAAAATGAGCAAGATGTTGTGAGAACTACACTTGGttaaataatgatgatggtgacaaTGATGGCGTTGAAGAATCAAAACAATGGTCTGATGGAACAGGGGAGTGAggataatgtatttaaaaaaagcaaagaaaaaaaaagccgcAGAGTTAACCCTATCTGCGCATGACACTATTCATATTCATGTTCATATTGAGTGGCGGTCCTGGCATGTAGCCGTACGTCTGGTACATAGGGTTGTTCGACTGCGGAGGCTGCATCTGCTGCTGGAACGACTGCTGGTGGTGCATGTTCATCATCTGCATGGGCAGCTGCGGCTGGTTCAGCTGGTTCAGGAAACTCGGGTTTATGTAGCTGGGCAGGTTCATCGGCTGCCGGTAGCCGTTGAACATGTTCATGTTGTAGCGAGGCAGCATGCCCGAGCCGGGTTGAATCGTCACGTTGGGCGTGAACGTCATGTTCGGATTGACCGTCACGTTAGGGGTAACACTAGAACTGCTCGAGTTCTTGCGGCTGTTCTGCCGCCGCTGGTACTTGCTGCACTGCTGGGACATAAGAGCACTGGCCGACATCTGGGCCTGGAGGCTGGGATTGGGTGGAGTGGGCATGTTGCGGATCATGGCTGGCGGGGGAGTCAGGGTATGCGTCTGGGATGGGGGAGGGGTTAAGTTGGGCGGAGGAGTCATCTGGTTTTCTGGCACGAGGTCCATGAGGTTGTTGGTCAACTGCTGCAGTTTGGACAGGCTGCAGTTGTTGGGGATTTGGTAGCCTGGCGGGTGCTGGCCCACGGGCACCGAGCAAGGGGTGTTGTTGTGCatcagtctgtgtgtgtgagggggctGGGAGGGCAGTATGGCGGGACTGTACGTCGACACGGGCGTGCCGTAGTTCACAGAACTCGTTGCAGGCGGCAGGTAGTTGCCTGAACTGCTGACTGGCATCTGCATCACTGGGTTTACGGTGTCCATGAACCGACCAAACCGTCCCGCACTATTGCAATAGTTCTGAGCCTGAGCACAACTCATCGTCTGACCACAATGCTGTATGAGCTGtggttgttgttgctgctgttgttgttgttgttgttgttgctgctgctgctgctgttgttgaaCACAGCTCTGAGCCTGCTGCTGTTGCTGAACACAGCTCTGAGCCTGAACACAGTCTACATAGCTCTGAGCGTGCGGCGTAGACGCACTCTCTACCGAATTGTTCGCCATTTCATTACTACTGATAGAAGTCGGAGATTCCAAGCCCAACTGGGCGACATCGATCTCCACAGCACTATATGTATTGCCGCCCATGTTTGTGTTGGGCTGCATGCTCCCCACGGAATTGTTCTGGGGTGAGAACACCTGTCCGACACTGCCACAGCTCTGACTACGGTGACTGGGTGTATGTGGCTCCACACTACCACAACTTTGGCTGCGGTGGCTCGGAGTGGGAGGCCCCACACTGCTAACGCTCTTCATGCTCATATTGTCACTGTTAACGCTCTTCAGGCTCATGTTGTCCTGCTGAGCGATCGGTTCGCTGGGCATGCTCTCCGCACCACCGCTGCTTTCTATTTGGTCGATTTTGCTCTGCAGCTCCTTGGCAAACACCTCCAGATTGTCTGACGAATCAAACTCTTGCACAGTTGCATCACTACTGTTGTTGAAGTTGCTGTTGTCGCCGACAATGTCGTCGTGACTTCTGTTCAGTGGCGACTGGTTAGCAGACAAACTTTCCTTGTCAATGGTTGGTGAATTCTGAGAACACACAGGCTGAACACAGGAATCCACAAGTGGCGGTGGTGACGATGCCTGCGTTGACTCCTCTAGCGTAGGTTCCTGTAGAAGGCTGCTCTTGGGTTCCTCGAAAACATCACACTCTGCTTCAGCTGGTTCCTCGGGTTCTTTAACCATTTCAACAGCTCTCAGAGTCTCCGGGTCCGACTGCGACACCTCGTCAGGAACTGAACACTCCTTAAACACGTCCGTCTTCTCTTCCGGCTCCGAATCAATCTGCATAGGAGGACTGGGAACGGGACACTTTGGCGAGGTCGGTTCCACGATGGATGGTTTCGGCGTGGGCACTTGGGGTGTTAGGGGAGCGGGATTGTCATTGCTGTTGGTGTCGGAAATGCACTCCAGGGGTTCGACGGCTGGACTTGGCTCTGGTGGGCCGGACGATTCGCTAGGCACTTGTGCTCTCTGCTGCTCCAAGCTGGCCGGGCTCTTCAGCTTGGCCACTTCCTTCACGGCATCATCCATGGtgtcatcgtcatcatcttcGTCAGACGATGACGAACTGCTGGAGTCTGAGGTGTCGACATCGGCATCATTTTTCTGGTCTCCGTCAACATCGTCAGCCACCTCGGCCTTCTCAACTGTTCTCTCAGCATTTTCATTCTGCTCTTTCTCATCAGCCTCTGATTGACTGTCATTGTCACTCTCGTCGTCGCTGTCGTTATCACTTGATGAACTGTCATCACTGTCTGACTTCTCTGATTCTTCGTCTGAGTCTTTCGATTGAGAGTCTTCTTTAGATGAttcgtcatcatcatcttcgtcactgacattgttgtcatcGGCGTCAGATTTGTCACTATCACGATCTTTGTCGTTCTCCACCACACTGTTGGATTCTGTTTCGTATGTCACATCACAACCGACCGCAGTGGCAACAGTTTTGCCTAAAAACGTTTTTTCGACAACACCTCTGTCTGTTGTGTCCATATCACAATTATTATTTCCGTTTTCATCTGTCCCATTCAGTTTTGGTGATTTCAAACTAGTATCACTATCTTCGGAATGATTATCACAATTGCTGCCTTTGGAATTAGACTGAGATTCAAGATCTGTTTGACGAATCACCTGAAACAAAGTAAACATCACAATTAGTAAAAGAGAAATTATGTAACTATCTCAAATGTAACTTACCCTCCCCTATGTCTCTAATACAAAGTTATTAATtcataccggccttggtggtgtcgtagttaagccatcagacataagactggtatgTATAGGGTttgcagtccggtaccggctcccacccagagcgagttttaacgactcaatgaggtgtaatgccactacatcctattctctttcactaaccactaacaaccaacgactaacccactgtcctgcacagacagcccaggtgtgtgcccaggacagtgtgcttgaaccttaattggataaaagcacgaaaataagttgaaatgaaaaaaataaaataaaaataaatattcattatttttgtaagcccataatatttaatattatctttccACAAACTACAAATGACTGTCAGACAAATGAGCAAGATACATTTAGCTATCTAACACTAAGATGTGGACATTTGGTATTTTATCTCATTTAGACATTATAGCAATTTCCCAGCCTGAAAGGACATaaggaaaaagaaagtaaataaaaaaggaagaaaacaaaatgaaatatataatgtacTCTTTGTCTGGGTGAGCAAACTTTTTTTAACATCTACACTTGTTCCATTCACCTTctcaagaaagaaagacaaatgttttaacgacaaaTTGAACACATTTACTTAAGGACTACACAGGGTTTGAGATAATCAGAGAAAAGCTGCTGTCATTTattcatgggctacgcttttcaattggcagcaagggatcttttacaataactttttaaagacctaatgtaatatataaataattataaaacagtggGCCAACTAACAAGACTCTATAAGTTTATTCCTATTAAATtctatatcaaatacatttcaatttaagTATGTATGGAACAgccatgtttaattttattcctaTTATATAGCACATAAAACTCAAGTGTACCTTGGGTGGTCGCCCAGGCGGTCTTCCCCTCCTGCCAGGAACCTTCTTGCCCGTCTTCTGGCCGGGTCCCTTCTTGGTGAAATttggtttcttcttctttggcCCTCGCTTTAAATGGGTTGCAGGTCCTCTCTTCAAACCTTTCGGCCAGCCTCGCTTTCGTTTGACCTTCGCCGTATTCTGAGCCCCTTCATTCAGAACCACACCATCCTCAACAGATGTTTCCATGTCCATTTTCTCTTGGGACTCACTCTTGGGGGTTCTGTACACGTTTTTTGGTCCATTCTTTGTGGGTTTTCTACCTGCAACATTCTTGTCAGCCTTGTTGGGTGATCGGTGAACCTCAACATTTTCCTTAGACATTtctgagaaaacaaaacaaaagaaaacaaaaaactattaaaaacctgacaacaataaaactttttaaataacTACACACAAAAAATTAAGATGCAAGGAAAGTTTCAATATTATACTCCAGAATGATGGCTTTTCCAAGAATAGGTTAAAACAACTAAAACATTGAagtttaagaaaacaaaaatcccaCACACAATCAAGTTACACTTACTACAGCTTGATAGTAGAGTGCAATCAAATATACTGtacaaatttttattattcttgtTTTACGACAAACGTCAAGAAACGATTCAAACTATAAGTAAAAATTGAAATGTGTGAACATATAAAATGTTCTCTCTCGCCTGCATGTAAACATTAAACGATTCAATAATTCATGACAATTGCAGAGGCATCATATAAACAATTAACCTTACTTTGAGGCACATTCACGGGGATGGATGTAATAGTGAACACTCTTACCAAACAAGAAAGCTACCAATTAAAcaattcaaaagttaaagtcAATTAGAGATCCTTTATCCAACAACCCAACAAATTTTCGATAGAAGGAAAGTACACTGCCATTCAAAGTCTACAAAAAGCAAGGCTAAACCATCAAGAAGTGCATTAACTGTTTGACATTTAgaactaaaaaataataaaaacaagcattctaagagtactgctaaagcaattaatatcccaacaaatgttcatatttccTTAACTGAAGGACCGTAAGTCTgtgaaaaattagtaaatcacCATACCGTCCGTGTCTCCATCATCAATCTCTGTCACTGTGTTGCGTCTGGCTTTTTTTGTAGCTGGTTCCTCATTCAACTTGCTTTCATTTAATCTCTTTCGCCAACCCTTTTTCGGTCCCTGtatgaaaatataacatttcaaaaattaaattcattattaacatttgcAGACTATCTTGTAACATAAATCCTAAATGATTTCTCAGCAAGATATCAAGAATGCTTGATTTATAAAACCATAACCCTCCCACCACCAATCTCCACCCACTCCCgttctccatctgtctgtctctccctctctattTCGCTTTCATTCCTTCTTTTCATTCTTATATTTTCTAAAGCTTGTTTTCAATGCTTAAAAGAAAGACGCGTCTATAAATCTTAAGCCATTTAAGCCCATCTTATCAAGACAAGacatttattcagttattgaggCCAAATGACCAAGATAACTACTTTCAAAACAAATGAATCGTGCGCTACTTGTgtacaaattacaatacatattcaatttaaactggcagatttctttttaaaaacaaggctATTCCTTTAATACACTTTATATTTTATCCTTACAACTGAAAACACAACCAGAGGTTAAATCTTTTATATCTGTCACTACATACCCTTTTCTTGGGAGCAGGTTTCGGTGGACTGGGTGGGGTCTTGACTGGACTGGGTATCTCCTGACATGGACTCAACGCCTGTTTTATTGGACTGTACGATTTGATCTCAGCTGCCAGCATTTCCAGTCTGCGCCTGTCCTCGGCAATGCTGTTTACAACCTCGGTCATCTCACGAAGCTATACAagagaacattaaaaaaaatatatat harbors:
- the LOC121379420 gene encoding histone acetyltransferase KAT6B-like isoform X9, yielding MVKEGHSGFGNPTYTSWLIEAVRKVKYQKQRPSFDRICHAILQNHKVSRDSIKEQLELSVKDGSILKVYNKGLVTYKDPDRILKLRTRRLKVGKKADLTKIIVRSVKELGEVGGSTLKNIEKFILRSYKIELCDDVELISQLRLSLKQGVRKGTLVQEGRHVKLGALSESDSVGSSSSSFQSFEEDIGSNIILPFERHKKCARPLPICSFCLGTAEKNRHGEEEVLISCANCGNSGHPSCLKFSPSLAEKVRTLRWQCIECKKCSFCGKSGKEDNMLFCDACDRGFHMECCDPPLTKAPKGTWECNICDPDRGTKKGRHFLEMAARYTAKYRAQAKAQAAKLLAKSKANAKGNCHKKFVDSKKRGPRKKKGDTSLTNGEELDSSECEKVPELPPGVTDMDVELFKRAKEMAQLSCGQASSSSEPPAEPQHRFPPCIEFGKYEIQTWYSSPYPQEYARLPKLYICEFCLKYTKSRSILSRHIEKCGLHHPPANEIYRCGDISVFEVDGNVSKIYCQNLCLLAKLFLDHKTLYYDVEPFLFYVLTLNDDAGCHLVGYFSKEKHCQQKYNVSCIMTMPQHQRKGFGRFLIEFSYLLSRIEGQPGSPEKPLSELGRVSYMAYWRSIVMEYLHKFKDAKLTLKGISRETGICPHDIANTLQQINFMNKVNGKIVISVNQKKIEEYMNRMQSKLQQRVALDADCLRWTPLISNQTLLEEERRAEKEVGHRFRIRLGAPTTSRYYRLREMTEVVNSIAEDRRRLEMLAAEIKSYSPIKQALSPCQEIPSPVKTPPSPPKPAPKKRGPKKGWRKRLNESKLNEEPATKKARRNTVTEIDDGDTDEMSKENVEVHRSPNKADKNVAGRKPTKNGPKNVYRTPKSESQEKMDMETSVEDGVVLNEGAQNTAKVKRKRGWPKGLKRGPATHLKRGPKKKKPNFTKKGPGQKTGKKVPGRRGRPPGRPPKVIRQTDLESQSNSKGSNCDNHSEDSDTSLKSPKLNGTDENGNNNCDMDTTDRGVVEKTFLGKTVATAVGCDVTYETESNSVVENDKDRDSDKSDADDNNVSDEDDDDESSKEDSQSKDSDEESEKSDSDDSSSSDNDSDDESDNDSQSEADEKEQNENAERTVEKAEVADDVDGDQKNDADVDTSDSSSSSSSDEDDDDDTMDDAVKEVAKLKSPASLEQQRAQVPSESSGPPEPSPAVEPLECISDTNSNDNPAPLTPQVPTPKPSIVEPTSPKCPVPSPPMQIDSEPEEKTDVFKECSVPDEVSQSDPETLRAVEMVKEPEEPAEAECDVFEEPKSSLLQEPTLEESTQASSPPPLVDSCVQPVCSQNSPTIDKESLSANQSPLNRSHDDIVGDNSNFNNSSDATVQEFDSSDNLEVFAKELQSKIDQIESSGGAESMPSEPIAQQDNMSLKSVNSDNMSMKSVSSVGPPTPSHRSQSCGSVEPHTPSHRSQSCGSVGQVFSPQNNSVGSMQPNTNMGGNTYSAVEIDVAQLGLESPTSISSNEMANNSVESASTPHAQSYVDCVQAQSCVQQQQQAQSCVQQQQQQQQQQQQQQQQQQQPQLIQHCGQTMSCAQAQNYCNSAGRFGRFMDTVNPVMQMPVSSSGNYLPPATSSVNYGTPVSTYSPAILPSQPPHTHRLMHNNTPCSVPVGQHPPGYQIPNNCSLSKLQQLTNNLMDLVPENQMTPPPNLTPPPSQTHTLTPPPAMIRNMPTPPNPSLQAQMSASALMSQQCSKYQRRQNSRKNSSSSSVTPNVTVNPNMTFTPNVTIQPGSGMLPRYNMNMFNGYRQPMNLPSYINPSFLNQLNQPQLPMQMMNMHHQQSFQQQMQPPQSNNPMYQTYGYMPGPPLNMNMNMNSVMRR
- the LOC121379420 gene encoding histone acetyltransferase KAT6B-like isoform X7, with the translated sequence MVKEGHSGFGNPTYTSWLIEAVRKVKYQKQRPSFDRICHAILQNHKVSRDSIKEQLELSVKDGSILKVYNKGLVTYKDPDRILKLRTRRLKVGKKADLTKIIVRSVKELGEVGGSTLKNIEKFILRSYKIELCDDVELISQLRLSLKQGVRKGTLVQEGRHVKLGALSESDSVGSSSSSFQSFEEDIGSNIILPFERHKKCARPLPICSFCLGTAEKNRHGEEEVLISCANCGNSGHPSCLKFSPSLAEKVRTLRWQCIECKKCSFCGKSGKEDNMLFCDACDRGFHMECCDPPLTKAPKGTWECNICDPDRGTKKGRHFLEMAARYTAKYRAQAKAQAAKLLAKSKANAKGNCHKKFVDSKKRGPRKKKGDTSLTNGEELDSSECEKVPELPPGVTDMDVELFKRAKEMAQLSCGQVSMLAYPLSPASSSTPIKEKKKRKKRKLWLKKKASSSSEPPAEPQHRFPPCIEFGKYEIQTWYSSPYPQEYARLPKLYICEFCLKYTKSRSILSRHIEKCGLHHPPANEIYRCGDISVFEVDGNVSKIYCQNLCLLAKLFLDHKTLYYDVEPFLFYVLTLNDDAGCHLVGYFSKEKHCQQKYNVSCIMTMPQHQRKGFGRFLIEFSYLLSRIEGQPGSPEKPLSELGRVSYMAYWRSIVMEYLHKFKDAKLTLKGISRETGICPHDIANTLQQINFMNKVNGKIVISVNQKKIEEYMNRMQSKLQQRVALDADCLRWTPLISNQTLLEEERRAEKEVGHRFRIRLGAPTTSRYYRLREMTEVVNSIAEDRRRLEMLAAEIKSYSPIKQALSPCQEIPSPVKTPPSPPKPAPKKRGPKKGWRKRLNESKLNEEPATKKARRNTVTEIDDGDTDEMSKENVEVHRSPNKADKNVAGRKPTKNGPKNVYRTPKSESQEKMDMETSVEDGVVLNEGAQNTAKVKRKRGWPKGLKRGPATHLKRGPKKKKPNFTKKGPGQKTGKKVPGRRGRPPGRPPKVIRQTDLESQSNSKGSNCDNHSEDSDTSLKSPKLNGTDENGNNNCDMDTTDRGVVEKTFLGKTVATAVGCDVTYETESNSVVENDKDRDSDKSDADDNNVSDEDDDDESSKEDSQSKDSDEESEKSDSDDSSSSDNDSDDESDNDSQSEADEKEQNENAERTVEKAEVADDVDGDQKNDADVDTSDSSSSSSSDEDDDDDTMDDAVKEVAKLKSPASLEQQRAQVPSESSGPPEPSPAVEPLECISDTNSNDNPAPLTPQVPTPKPSIVEPTSPKCPVPSPPMQIDSEPEEKTDVFKECSVPDEVSQSDPETLRAVEMVKEPEEPAEAECDVFEEPKSSLLQEPTLEESTQASSPPPLVDSCVQPVCSQNSPTIDKESLSANQSPLNRSHDDIVGDNSNFNNSSDATVQEFDSSDNLEVFAKELQSKIDQIESSGGAESMPSEPIAQQDNMSLKSVNSDNMSMKSVSSVGPPTPSHRSQSCGSVEPHTPSHRSQSCGSVGQVFSPQNNSVGSMQPNTNMGGNTYSAVEIDVAQLGLESPTSISSNEMANNSVESASTPHAQSYVDCVQAQSCVQQQQQAQSCVQQQQQQQQQQQQQQQQQQQPQLIQHCGQTMSCAQAQNYCNSAGRFGRFMDTVNPVMQMPVSSSGNYLPPATSSVNYGTPVSTYSPAILPSQPPHTHRLMHNNTPCSVPVGQHPPGYQIPNNCSLSKLQQLTNNLMDLVPENQMTPPPNLTPPPSQTHTLTPPPAMIRNMPTPPNPSLQAQMSASALMSQQCSKYQRRQNSRKNSSSSSVTPNVTVNPNMTFTPNVTIQPGSGMLPRYNMNMFNGYRQPMNLPSYINPSFLNQLNQPQLPMQMMNMHHQQSFQQQMQPPQSNNPMYQTYGYMPGPPLNMNMNMNSVMRR